A stretch of the Polaribacter pacificus genome encodes the following:
- a CDS encoding glycosyltransferase family 2 protein — MSSHIKVIIPAYNEEDSIGKVIKDIPLSVNEIIVVSNNSTDDTEKNARAAGATVLTEPQKGYGYACLKGMDYISKSTEKPDIIVFLDGDYSDYPEQLTTLVAPILNKEVDFVLGARVKEQRELGSMTPQQIFGNWLATTLMKIMFGAKFTDLGPFRAIEYKTLLALEMEDKTYGWTVEMQLKVLKQKVSYLEIPVKYRNRIGVSKVSGTLKGSVMAGVKILGWIFKYSFK; from the coding sequence ATGAGTTCACATATAAAAGTTATTATTCCAGCGTACAATGAAGAAGATTCTATCGGAAAGGTTATCAAGGACATCCCTCTTTCTGTAAATGAAATCATTGTGGTGAGCAATAACTCAACAGATGACACCGAAAAAAACGCCAGAGCTGCGGGAGCAACAGTATTAACAGAGCCCCAAAAAGGCTATGGTTATGCCTGCTTAAAAGGAATGGATTATATTTCAAAAAGCACTGAAAAACCAGATATTATTGTTTTTTTAGATGGTGATTATTCTGATTATCCAGAACAACTTACAACACTCGTAGCTCCTATCTTAAATAAAGAAGTAGATTTTGTCTTAGGTGCACGGGTAAAAGAACAAAGAGAACTGGGTTCTATGACCCCTCAACAGATATTCGGCAATTGGCTAGCGACTACCTTAATGAAAATTATGTTTGGTGCAAAGTTTACAGATCTAGGCCCTTTTAGAGCAATAGAGTACAAAACCTTATTGGCTTTAGAAATGGAAGATAAAACCTATGGATGGACTGTAGAAATGCAATTAAAAGTATTGAAACAAAAAGTTAGTTACCTAGAAATACCTGTAAAATACAGAAATCGGATCGGCGTATCTAAAGTATCAGGGACTCTAAAAGGGAGTGTAATGGCTGGTGTTAAAATATTAGGTTGGATCTTTAAATACAGTTTTAAATAA
- a CDS encoding 4Fe-4S binding protein, protein MKKLQQLGLILFFTGLSIFIGSLFLGKVSLKTDQFNDWANSKGLKSQLFISEVQKTILDKEFSSTFAFSSALRTALNAANTTHKEKSEWDRVIWDKPHSLSFELIKKAATGPVKEAKVLFWFLTFGLAILGSLLFIIPGVVTLGSPGIKNNGIYHNSATNRGWIGWMVFVFLVSFYILLYFFPDYIVNWTYLVDPISESLSGHPASQWFLYGFLYCTVMTVMAVRMYIKYRHNKYQVLRTTSVLFFQIVFAFLIPEILVRFEKPWVDFKNAFPLDYDFFFSWNLDSLIASGGFGLFVLVWGILLTVVIVPVMVYFFGKRWYCSWVCGCGGLAETLGDPYRQLSDKSLKAWKLERWVVHGVLVFSLVMTALSLYTYFSGAPEVLGIQTQTIQDIYGFLIGSIFAGVIGTGFYPIFGNRVWCRFGCPLAAYLGIIQRFKSRFRITTNGGQCISCGNCSTYCEQGIDVRAYAQKGENIVRSSCVGCGVCSAVCPRGVLKLENGPEKGRINPTEILLGNDVDLMELLNDK, encoded by the coding sequence ATGAAAAAACTACAACAACTGGGTTTAATTCTTTTTTTTACAGGACTCAGCATTTTTATTGGAAGTCTCTTTTTAGGAAAAGTTTCTTTAAAAACTGATCAATTTAATGATTGGGCAAACTCAAAAGGCCTAAAAAGTCAATTGTTTATTTCTGAGGTTCAAAAAACAATCCTAGACAAGGAGTTTAGCTCTACTTTTGCTTTTTCATCAGCCTTAAGAACTGCATTAAACGCGGCAAACACCACCCATAAAGAAAAAAGTGAATGGGATCGTGTTATTTGGGACAAGCCACATAGTTTGTCTTTTGAGCTAATCAAAAAAGCAGCAACAGGCCCCGTAAAAGAAGCCAAGGTACTTTTCTGGTTTTTAACTTTTGGCTTGGCCATTCTTGGCTCTTTGCTTTTTATCATTCCTGGAGTAGTAACCTTAGGGTCTCCCGGAATAAAGAACAATGGCATTTATCACAACTCTGCAACCAACAGAGGCTGGATCGGCTGGATGGTCTTTGTTTTTTTAGTAAGCTTTTATATCCTGCTTTATTTTTTTCCAGATTATATCGTTAACTGGACGTATTTGGTTGACCCGATTAGTGAATCATTAAGCGGACATCCAGCCAGTCAATGGTTTTTATACGGATTTTTATATTGTACAGTAATGACGGTTATGGCTGTTAGAATGTACATCAAATACAGACATAATAAATATCAAGTTTTAAGAACCACATCGGTATTGTTTTTTCAAATCGTATTTGCATTTTTGATTCCAGAGATCTTAGTGAGATTTGAAAAACCTTGGGTTGATTTTAAGAATGCTTTTCCGCTAGATTATGATTTCTTTTTTAGCTGGAACCTTGACAGCCTAATTGCCAGCGGTGGCTTTGGTTTATTTGTTTTAGTTTGGGGTATTTTATTAACTGTGGTGATTGTACCTGTAATGGTTTACTTTTTTGGTAAACGCTGGTATTGCTCTTGGGTTTGCGGCTGTGGAGGACTTGCCGAAACACTCGGTGATCCTTATCGACAATTATCTGACAAATCCTTAAAAGCATGGAAACTTGAACGCTGGGTGGTTCACGGTGTATTGGTATTTTCACTTGTAATGACTGCTCTAAGTTTGTACACCTATTTCTCTGGAGCTCCAGAAGTTTTAGGAATTCAAACCCAAACCATTCAAGACATTTATGGCTTTTTAATAGGATCTATTTTTGCAGGTGTTATAGGCACCGGGTTTTATCCAATTTTCGGGAACCGTGTTTGGTGTCGTTTTGGCTGTCCACTGGCAGCATATTTGGGTATCATACAACGTTTTAAATCACGCTTTAGAATTACAACCAACGGCGGACAGTGTATTTCTTGTGGAAATTGCTCAACCTACTGTGAGCAAGGTATAGATGTTAGAGCTTATGCGCAAAAAGGAGAAAACATTGTAAGATCTAGCTGTGTAGGTTGTGGAGTTTGTTCTGCAGTGTGCCCAAGAGGTGTGTTAAAATTAGAAAATGGTCCAGAAAAAGGACGAATCAACCCAACAGAGATTTTATTAGGAAATGACGTAGATCTTATGGAATTACTAAACGACAAATAA
- a CDS encoding NAD(P)/FAD-dependent oxidoreductase, whose amino-acid sequence MKHIVIIGNGIAGITAARHIRKKSSDLITVISGESEEFFSRTALMYVYMGHMKFEHTQPYESWFWEKNNISLKKAWVSKVQTENKTLLFSDGDELQYDQLVIATGSIPNKFGWPGENLKGVLGLYHKQDLEALETLAPNNTVCKRAVIVGGGLIGIELAEMFHSRNIPVTFLVREDSFWNGVLPEQESQLINTEIKEKHIDLRLGSSLKEITSDDNGQVKEIIIQETGERIACSVVGLTAGVRPNIDFLKESNIATNRGVLVNRFLETNIKDVFAIGDCAEQQEAIDQRRPIEAVWYTGRMMGETLAQTLTGTKTAYKPGHWFNSAKFFDIEYQTYGWVWAQPKEDEARFYWEHSSGKKCVHFNYNKDSLQFIGVNTLGIRLRHEYFDRALREKQTIIDVLSNLKAANFDPEFYAKHEAEVIEKFNRENEIKVQLKKKSWYRKYTEL is encoded by the coding sequence ATGAAACATATTGTAATTATTGGAAACGGTATCGCGGGAATAACTGCAGCTAGACATATTCGAAAAAAATCTAGCGATCTGATTACGGTTATCTCTGGAGAATCAGAGGAGTTCTTTTCTAGAACGGCACTGATGTATGTCTATATGGGACACATGAAATTTGAACATACTCAGCCCTACGAATCTTGGTTTTGGGAAAAAAACAATATCAGCCTAAAAAAAGCTTGGGTTAGCAAAGTCCAAACCGAAAACAAAACACTTCTTTTTTCTGATGGTGATGAACTACAGTATGATCAATTAGTTATAGCAACAGGATCTATCCCAAATAAATTTGGTTGGCCTGGAGAAAATCTAAAAGGAGTTTTAGGCTTGTATCACAAGCAAGATCTTGAAGCTTTAGAAACCCTAGCCCCAAACAATACTGTATGTAAAAGAGCTGTAATTGTAGGTGGTGGCTTAATTGGAATTGAGTTGGCAGAAATGTTTCACAGCAGAAATATTCCGGTTACATTTTTAGTTAGAGAAGACAGTTTTTGGAACGGAGTATTGCCTGAGCAAGAATCTCAACTTATCAATACAGAAATTAAAGAAAAACATATAGATCTGAGACTTGGATCTAGTCTAAAAGAGATTACATCTGATGATAACGGTCAAGTAAAAGAAATAATTATCCAAGAAACTGGAGAAAGAATAGCCTGTTCTGTGGTGGGTTTAACCGCGGGAGTCCGACCAAATATTGATTTTTTAAAAGAATCAAATATTGCCACCAACAGAGGTGTTTTGGTCAATCGCTTTTTAGAAACCAACATCAAAGATGTTTTTGCCATTGGTGATTGTGCAGAACAGCAAGAAGCCATTGATCAGAGAAGACCCATAGAGGCTGTATGGTATACTGGAAGAATGATGGGCGAAACCTTGGCACAAACTTTAACTGGTACTAAAACAGCCTACAAACCGGGGCACTGGTTTAACTCAGCCAAGTTTTTTGATATAGAATACCAAACGTATGGTTGGGTATGGGCTCAACCCAAAGAAGATGAGGCGCGCTTTTATTGGGAACACAGCAGTGGTAAAAAATGCGTTCATTTTAATTACAACAAAGACAGTCTTCAGTTTATCGGAGTAAATACCTTAGGCATTAGATTAAGACATGAGTATTTTGATCGTGCACTAAGAGAAAAACAAACGATAATCGACGTTTTAAGCAATTTAAAAGCTGCTAATTTCGATCCAGAATTTTATGCAAAACACGAAGCAGAAGTGATTGAGAAATTCAATCGCGAAAACGAGATAAAGGTTCAACTAAAAAAGAAAAGCTGGTATCGTAAATACACAGAACTATAA
- a CDS encoding glycoside hydrolase family 113, whose protein sequence is MKQNLVLVFLLLLLSISCAKQEKKINGISFVASRDSIRDIHVAPVVKTNASHVALMPFGFVRELNNPEIVFNSKRQWFGETKKGVEFEASQFKKSSIESMVKPQLWISRGVFTGAIQLKSDAEWELFEKSYEQFILTYAAAAESAKASMFCIGTELEKFVLARPLFWSQLIAKVRKIYSGKLTYAANWDEYKRVPFWKDLDFIGIDAYFPLTDKQTPTVLDFEKGWATHKNEIARLQRQIGKPVLFTEYGYRSVDYTGDKPWESDRIAGKVNIEAQQNALQAIHNQFWNESWFAGGFLWKWFHEHERAGGEKNNRFTPQNKATEKLLEQLYLQKKG, encoded by the coding sequence ATGAAACAAAATTTGGTTTTAGTGTTTTTATTGCTACTACTATCTATTAGTTGTGCAAAGCAAGAAAAAAAAATAAACGGGATAAGCTTTGTGGCTTCTAGAGATTCTATTCGAGACATTCATGTGGCTCCAGTGGTAAAAACCAATGCATCTCATGTTGCTCTGATGCCTTTTGGATTTGTTAGAGAATTAAACAACCCAGAAATTGTTTTTAACTCAAAAAGACAGTGGTTTGGAGAGACAAAAAAAGGAGTAGAGTTTGAGGCCTCTCAGTTTAAAAAATCAAGTATTGAAAGCATGGTTAAGCCACAGCTTTGGATTTCTAGAGGAGTGTTTACAGGAGCTATTCAATTAAAGAGTGATGCAGAATGGGAGCTTTTTGAAAAATCATATGAGCAGTTTATTTTAACCTATGCCGCTGCAGCTGAATCTGCAAAAGCTTCGATGTTTTGTATCGGTACAGAACTAGAGAAATTTGTACTTGCCAGACCCTTGTTTTGGAGTCAGCTAATTGCTAAGGTTAGAAAAATTTATTCTGGAAAATTAACTTACGCAGCTAATTGGGATGAATACAAACGTGTGCCTTTTTGGAAGGATTTAGATTTTATAGGGATCGATGCTTACTTTCCTTTAACAGACAAACAAACACCAACTGTTTTAGATTTTGAAAAAGGTTGGGCTACTCATAAAAATGAAATTGCAAGGCTTCAAAGGCAAATAGGAAAGCCAGTGTTGTTTACTGAATATGGATATCGAAGTGTAGATTATACAGGCGATAAGCCTTGGGAGTCAGATCGAATAGCTGGTAAGGTTAATATAGAAGCTCAACAAAATGCGCTCCAAGCAATTCACAATCAATTTTGGAACGAGTCTTGGTTTGCAGGTGGTTTTTTGTGGAAGTGGTTTCATGAGCACGAAAGAGCTGGTGGAGAAAAAAACAATCGATTTACTCCTCAAAACAAAGCAACAGAAAAACTATTAGAACAGCTGTATTTACAGAAAAAGGGCTAA
- a CDS encoding sterol desaturase family protein, with amino-acid sequence MNKYLDLIKNSYSGYWNYIKQSVLFELNWENYFYGLILISLVVWALELAFPWRKNQAVFRKDFWLDTFYMFFNFFLLNLIVLIALSNTTEQLLNDILNLVGLTVQDFQLFDINSMPYWARLLIFFVVIDFVQWFTHVTLHKYPFLWNFHKVHHSVKEMGFAAHLRYHWMEPVVYKSFKYIPLAIMGGFTAQDVAVVHFFNIVIGHLNHANIGWDYGPLKYILNNPKMHIWHHAKELPEERKRGVNFGITLSIWDYLFKTNYIPHNGRDIELGFDDEDSFPKDFIGQELYPLHKKN; translated from the coding sequence ATGAACAAGTATTTAGACCTTATTAAAAACTCATATTCTGGTTATTGGAACTATATCAAACAATCAGTTTTGTTTGAATTAAACTGGGAAAATTATTTCTATGGACTCATTTTAATTTCATTGGTGGTTTGGGCTTTAGAATTGGCTTTTCCATGGCGTAAAAACCAGGCGGTATTTAGAAAAGACTTTTGGCTAGATACCTTTTATATGTTTTTTAATTTTTTCTTGTTAAATCTCATTGTTTTAATCGCTTTATCCAATACCACAGAACAGCTTCTAAACGATATTCTAAACTTAGTGGGACTCACGGTCCAAGACTTTCAACTCTTTGATATTAATAGCATGCCGTATTGGGCTCGACTTTTAATTTTCTTTGTAGTTATTGATTTTGTCCAGTGGTTTACCCATGTAACACTACACAAGTATCCCTTTTTATGGAACTTTCACAAAGTGCATCATTCTGTTAAAGAAATGGGCTTTGCCGCACACCTTCGTTATCACTGGATGGAGCCTGTGGTCTACAAATCATTTAAGTACATTCCGTTAGCTATTATGGGTGGTTTTACTGCACAAGATGTAGCCGTAGTACATTTTTTTAATATAGTGATTGGTCATTTAAATCACGCCAATATTGGCTGGGATTACGGTCCATTAAAATACATCCTAAACAACCCAAAAATGCATATTTGGCACCATGCAAAAGAGCTGCCAGAAGAGCGAAAAAGAGGTGTGAATTTTGGAATTACACTAAGTATTTGGGACTATCTTTTTAAGACAAACTACATCCCTCATAACGGCCGAGACATTGAGTTGGGCTTTGATGATGAAGATAGTTTTCCTAAAGATTTCATAGGACAAGAACTCTATCCGCTACATAAAAAAAATTAG
- the arsM gene encoding arsenosugar biosynthesis arsenite methyltransferase ArsM: MSYLDATHKVYKEAALTPDIGLCCTTNPIWELPGLKIPKIMQEMNYGCGSTVHARDLSNQPKMLYVGVGGGMELLQFSYFNRQEAGVIGLDVVDEMLEASRQNFIEAEKTNPWFKSNFVDLRKGDAMNLPVDDNSIDVAAQNCLFNIFKSDDLKKAISEMYRVLKPHGRLVMSDPVCEQEMNEELRNDDRLRALCLSGSLSVNDYVKALTDAGFGTIEIRARKPYRILDPKNYPTDELIYIESIEVAAIKDPMPSDGPCVFTGKAAIYYGDDDYFDDGLGHILYKNQPLAICDKTAAALQSLKRNDIYFSASTFHYDGGGCC; the protein is encoded by the coding sequence ATGAGTTATTTAGACGCCACACATAAAGTATATAAAGAAGCTGCACTTACTCCAGATATTGGGCTTTGTTGCACAACCAATCCTATTTGGGAATTGCCTGGCTTAAAGATTCCTAAGATCATGCAAGAAATGAACTATGGTTGTGGGTCTACCGTTCATGCAAGAGATCTAAGCAATCAACCAAAAATGCTTTATGTAGGTGTTGGAGGCGGTATGGAATTGCTACAGTTTTCTTATTTCAACAGACAAGAAGCTGGTGTCATCGGGCTGGATGTTGTTGATGAAATGCTTGAAGCTTCTCGTCAAAACTTTATAGAAGCAGAAAAAACAAACCCTTGGTTTAAATCAAACTTTGTTGATCTTAGAAAAGGAGATGCTATGAACTTGCCTGTGGATGACAACAGTATTGATGTAGCAGCACAAAATTGTTTGTTTAATATTTTTAAATCAGACGACTTAAAAAAAGCCATTTCAGAAATGTATCGCGTGCTAAAACCACATGGTCGTTTGGTGATGAGTGATCCTGTTTGCGAGCAAGAAATGAATGAGGAACTCCGCAATGACGATCGCCTTAGAGCCTTGTGTTTAAGTGGAAGTCTTTCTGTAAATGACTATGTAAAGGCCTTGACAGATGCTGGTTTTGGAACCATAGAAATTAGAGCTCGAAAGCCTTATAGAATTCTCGATCCAAAAAATTACCCAACAGATGAGTTGATCTATATAGAATCAATAGAAGTAGCCGCCATTAAAGACCCAATGCCTTCAGACGGGCCCTGTGTGTTTACAGGGAAAGCTGCTATTTACTATGGTGATGATGATTATTTTGACGATGGTTTGGGGCATATTTTATATAAAAATCAACCCTTAGCAATCTGTGATAAAACGGCTGCTGCTTTGCAAAGCCTTAAAAGAAATGACATCTATTTTTCAGCCTCTACCTTTCATTATGACGGTGGTGGCTGTTGTTAA
- a CDS encoding purine-nucleoside phosphorylase, whose protein sequence is MEKQTQLKESVDFLKSKGILAPEVGIVLGTGLGKFVHEINIEVEIAYADIPNFPQATVESHSGKLVYGTISGKKVIAMAGRFHMYEGYNLWEVTYGIRTMHALGIKNLLISNAAGAINLSYKKGDLMLLEDHLNLQGNSPLAFKKAGVFGPIFADMLAPYSEALNSKITAIATEKQIDLHIGVYASVLGPQLETRAEYRMLQILEVDAVGMSTVPEVIVAKQLDLPCAAISVLTDECDPKNLQPVNIAEIIAIAEKTEPKLVSLFKELIKAL, encoded by the coding sequence ATGGAAAAACAAACACAGCTAAAAGAAAGCGTTGATTTTTTAAAATCAAAGGGCATCTTAGCCCCAGAGGTTGGAATTGTTCTTGGAACAGGACTTGGGAAATTTGTTCATGAAATAAATATCGAAGTTGAAATTGCTTATGCAGACATTCCTAATTTTCCGCAGGCAACTGTAGAATCACATTCTGGAAAATTGGTTTACGGAACCATATCAGGTAAAAAAGTAATCGCTATGGCTGGTCGATTTCATATGTACGAGGGCTATAATTTATGGGAAGTTACCTATGGAATTAGAACCATGCATGCTTTAGGAATTAAAAATTTACTAATTTCTAACGCTGCTGGCGCCATTAATTTATCATATAAAAAAGGAGATTTAATGCTTTTAGAAGATCACCTTAACCTTCAAGGAAACTCACCACTAGCCTTTAAAAAAGCAGGTGTTTTTGGCCCTATTTTTGCCGATATGCTAGCGCCTTACTCAGAAGCTTTGAATTCAAAAATTACTGCCATTGCTACCGAAAAACAAATTGATTTACACATTGGAGTTTATGCGAGTGTCTTAGGTCCTCAGTTAGAAACGAGAGCAGAATATAGAATGCTCCAAATTTTAGAGGTTGATGCTGTAGGAATGAGCACGGTTCCAGAAGTTATAGTTGCCAAACAATTAGACCTGCCTTGTGCGGCCATTTCTGTATTGACTGATGAATGTGACCCTAAAAACTTACAACCCGTTAATATTGCAGAAATCATTGCCATTGCAGAAAAAACTGAACCAAAATTAGTAAGCCTTTTTAAAGAATTGATTAAAGCATTATAA
- a CDS encoding TIGR04282 family arsenosugar biosynthesis glycosyltransferase, which yields MKKKLIIVFVKNSLKGKVKTRLAKVIGDEKALKVYDHLLGITESAIAPLKMEKWIYYSDFCVDDQFESTKKYLQKGTDLGQRMKHAFEEGFEQDFEQIVLIGSDLPDISAEILQKSFKALNTNDCVFGKAEDGGYYLIGLSKINSSIFENKPWSQSELLNVTLQELKEQKAQVALLESLNDIDTYEDLIESALYKNDKNLQRLIAK from the coding sequence ATGAAAAAAAAACTCATCATAGTCTTTGTAAAAAACAGCTTAAAAGGGAAGGTTAAAACCAGACTGGCTAAGGTTATTGGAGATGAAAAAGCTCTAAAAGTATACGATCATTTACTCGGAATAACCGAAAGCGCCATAGCTCCATTAAAAATGGAGAAATGGATTTATTATTCTGATTTTTGTGTTGATGATCAATTTGAGAGCACAAAAAAATATCTGCAAAAAGGAACTGATCTTGGACAGCGAATGAAGCATGCTTTTGAAGAAGGCTTTGAACAAGACTTTGAACAGATTGTTTTGATTGGATCTGATTTGCCTGATATTTCGGCAGAAATACTGCAAAAAAGTTTTAAAGCTCTAAACACAAATGACTGTGTTTTTGGAAAGGCTGAGGACGGAGGCTACTATTTAATTGGACTCTCAAAAATAAATTCGAGTATTTTTGAGAATAAACCTTGGAGTCAATCAGAATTATTAAATGTAACTTTACAAGAGCTGAAAGAACAAAAGGCGCAAGTAGCCTTACTAGAATCGTTAAATGACATTGATACTTATGAAGATTTGATAGAATCAGCATTGTATAAAAACGACAAAAACTTACAGCGTTTGATCGCTAAATAA
- the arsS gene encoding arsenosugar biosynthesis radical SAM (seleno)protein ArsS (Some members of this family are selenoproteins.), translated as MKKSLSATNNSLANTKRQLEILSNGIFKTELPTFAQKIQETQQFPIKPKKLEILQINLGYMCNQVCAHCHVDAGPDRKEIMTVETMKLCLDLIKKTTVHTLDLTGGAPEMNPHFRWFVEEAVKFGVQDIIVRSNLTILRANKKYHDLPQFFKTHKIHLVSSMPHWTRGKTDKQRGEGVFNKSIEALQELNKVGYGLPGSSLKLDLVYNPSGAFLPGNQEALEKDFKKAFQEDFDIHFHSLFAITNLPISRFLDYLIASENYEDYMHALVDAYNPEAVANVMCTNTLSVSWDGYLYDCDFNQMLELKVQSSSQHISEYNEKLLENREIRIHQHCYGCTAGAGSSCQGVVA; from the coding sequence ATGAAAAAATCACTATCAGCTACAAATAATAGTTTAGCAAATACAAAGCGTCAATTAGAAATTTTATCCAATGGAATTTTTAAAACAGAATTGCCAACATTTGCTCAAAAGATACAGGAAACACAGCAATTTCCAATCAAACCTAAAAAGCTTGAAATTCTACAAATAAACTTGGGGTATATGTGCAATCAGGTTTGCGCTCACTGCCATGTAGATGCTGGTCCAGACAGAAAAGAAATCATGACGGTTGAGACCATGAAACTATGCTTGGATCTGATCAAAAAAACGACCGTACATACATTAGACCTTACTGGAGGAGCTCCAGAAATGAACCCACATTTTAGATGGTTTGTAGAAGAGGCTGTCAAGTTTGGAGTTCAAGACATCATCGTTCGCTCTAACTTAACCATTCTTAGAGCCAATAAAAAATACCATGACCTGCCGCAATTTTTTAAAACTCATAAAATTCATTTAGTGAGTTCTATGCCACATTGGACAAGAGGCAAAACAGACAAACAAAGAGGTGAAGGTGTTTTTAACAAATCTATAGAAGCGCTGCAAGAACTTAATAAGGTTGGCTACGGCTTGCCTGGAAGTTCTTTAAAACTAGATCTAGTTTACAATCCATCAGGTGCTTTTTTACCAGGTAATCAAGAGGCTTTAGAAAAGGATTTTAAGAAGGCTTTTCAAGAAGATTTTGACATTCATTTTCATTCACTTTTTGCCATTACAAACTTGCCAATTAGTCGCTTTTTAGATTATTTAATCGCTTCAGAAAACTACGAGGACTATATGCACGCATTGGTAGACGCCTATAATCCAGAGGCTGTTGCTAATGTAATGTGTACAAATACGCTGTCTGTAAGTTGGGATGGTTATTTATACGATTGTGATTTTAACCAAATGTTAGAACTTAAGGTACAAAGCAGTAGTCAACACATCTCTGAATACAATGAAAAACTCTTAGAAAATAGAGAGATTCGAATTCATCAACATTGCTATGGATGTACTGCTGGCGCAGGAAGTAGCTGTCAAGGAGTCGTGGCTTAA
- a CDS encoding arsenosugar biosynthesis-associated peroxidase-like protein: protein MSKPYYDAADLRKFGNITDWSKELGEKFFDYYAKVFEEGALTAREKSLIALAVAHTEQCPYCIDAYTKDGLERGITKEEMMEAVHVGAAIKSGATLVHGVQMMNKVNKLEM from the coding sequence ATGTCAAAACCTTATTATGATGCAGCCGATTTACGAAAATTTGGGAACATCACAGATTGGAGTAAAGAACTAGGAGAAAAGTTTTTTGATTATTACGCCAAAGTATTTGAAGAAGGTGCTCTAACAGCTCGTGAAAAAAGTTTGATTGCACTAGCCGTAGCACACACAGAACAATGTCCATACTGTATTGATGCCTATACAAAAGACGGATTAGAACGCGGGATCACCAAAGAAGAAATGATGGAAGCTGTTCATGTTGGCGCTGCCATAAAAAGCGGAGCGACTTTAGTTCATGGGGTACAGATGATGAATAAGGTAAACAAATTAGAAATGTAA
- a CDS encoding queuosine precursor transporter produces MTAQQKSSAQLIYLILASLFIASLVTSNLIFQKFFYWYPFDITLFDVKLFEISVGLLPYPITFLITDILSEIYGKKKANQVVIAGIFASFFSLLIIYVSKAVPATPWSQINDNTFVQVFGAAPLAVFASMLAYLSAQFIDIRVYHFWKNYTKGKHLWLRNNFSTFSSQIIDTLSVLLLLCSFGIIAWDKFLGLFISGVIFKMMIALIDTPLLYLAVYAFRKKFNLKMGEEIAD; encoded by the coding sequence ATGACTGCTCAGCAAAAATCATCAGCCCAACTTATCTACTTAATTTTGGCTTCTCTTTTTATAGCCTCTTTGGTGACATCTAATCTAATTTTTCAAAAATTTTTTTACTGGTATCCCTTTGACATAACTCTTTTTGATGTAAAATTGTTTGAAATTTCTGTTGGCTTATTGCCCTACCCAATTACTTTTTTAATTACCGATATTCTATCAGAAATATACGGAAAGAAAAAAGCAAACCAAGTTGTAATCGCTGGTATTTTTGCCTCATTTTTCTCTTTGCTAATCATTTATGTCTCAAAAGCAGTCCCAGCAACACCTTGGTCACAAATTAACGACAATACCTTTGTTCAAGTTTTTGGCGCTGCTCCGCTAGCTGTCTTTGCCTCAATGCTCGCCTATTTATCAGCACAATTTATAGACATTAGAGTCTATCATTTTTGGAAAAACTACACCAAGGGCAAACACCTTTGGTTGCGCAATAACTTTTCTACCTTTAGCTCTCAAATTATAGACACACTTAGTGTGTTGTTATTGCTTTGTTCGTTTGGAATTATTGCTTGGGATAAATTCTTAGGGCTCTTTATTAGTGGAGTTATTTTTAAAATGATGATTGCCCTGATAGACACTCCTTTGCTCTACTTAGCTGTATATGCTTTCCGTAAAAAATTCAATCTTAAAATGGGAGAAGAAATAGCAGATTAA